The Tubulanus polymorphus chromosome 6, tnTubPoly1.2, whole genome shotgun sequence genome includes a region encoding these proteins:
- the LOC141907634 gene encoding FMRFamide peptide receptor frpr-18-like, translating into MNSSSNITTDYDYGPSTLDVWFLNSNLPSSLWWASYVLQAYVLGFLDVLGVILNALSFITLHNERGKRCSQTTLLQALAVFDSLYLITNMAFFPVGAIVVVNTGSVEYHKKLIGTYMCILQMTRLFALYAVVLVTFDRFVAIRFPLKAHSFCTTKSVLIQIFVLVIYVCLVELVPRYLFPHIINRDYVNFTYTTITLVTTCVVPVFLVFAFNIGIISALYASRKMTGQKSDSHKQLTRRLLAVSTTFLVCNVPLLIEGILLQVYSDVSDAYVENIGWALNYILLLSILCVAVNSSTNFVVYCLTGARFRKTFVNTFCAPCKTCVCPHYDKDSPVKLTFVKKRRGSFSNGFTLTKSDCATSITSIA; encoded by the coding sequence ATGAATTCTTCCTCGAACATAACGACTGACTACGACTACGGCCCGAGTACGCTCGACGTATGGTTTTTGAATTCCAACTTGCCGTCGTCGCTATGGTGGGCGTCGTACGTACTACAGGCGTACGTGCTAGGTTTCCTCGATGTGTTGGGCGTGATTTTGAACGCGCTAAGTTTCATAACTCTTCACAACGAACGCGGCAAACGCTGTTCGCAGACGACGCTATTGCAGGCGCTGGCCGTCTTCGATTCGCTGTACCTGATCACCAACATGGCGTTCTTCCCAGTCGGCGCCATCGTCGTCGTGAACACCGGCTCGGTCGAATACCACAAAAAGCTTATCGGTACGTACATGTGTATTTTACAGATGACGCGTTTGTTCGCCCTTTACGCCGTCGTGTTGGTCACGTTTGACCGGTTCGTGGCCATCAGGTTTCCGCTGAAAGCTCACAGCTTCTGCACGACGAAAAGCGTTCTGATTCAGATATTCGTGCTGGTGATATACGTTTGCCTCGTCGAACTCGTGCCTCGTTACTTATTTCCGCATATTATAAACCGGGACTACGTCAATTTCACTTACACTACGATCACCTTAGTGACGACGTGCGTTGTTCCCGTATTTCTTGTATTCGCCTTCAACATTGGTATCATAAGTGCCCTGTACGCTTCTAGAAAAATGACCGGACAAAAAAGCGATTCGCACAAACAGTTAACCCGTCGGCTGCTAGCCGTATCGACGACGTTTCTCGTCTGCAACGTACCGCTACTTATCGAGGGTATTTTACTGCAAGTTTACAGTGACGTTTCCGACGCCTACGTGGAAAACATCGGCTGGGCGTTGAATTATATTCTGTTGCTGTCGATTCTGTGCGTGGCGGTGAATTCGAGCACGAACTTCGTCGTCTACTGTCTGACCGGGGCTCGGTTCAGGAAGACGTTCGTCAACACGTTCTGCGCTCCGTGTAAGACGTGCGTCTGTCCGCATTACGACAAGGACTCGCCGGTGAAATTGACGTTCGTGAAAAAGCGGCGCGGTTCGTTTTCGAACGGTTTCACGTTGACGAAATCCGATTGCGCGACGTCGATCACGTCGATTGCGTAA